The Macadamia integrifolia cultivar HAES 741 chromosome 3, SCU_Mint_v3, whole genome shotgun sequence genome segment TCGCGTTCAGCTCGCTTGGGGCTTCTTCCACGATCCTGACGCCCGTCAGGTCTTTCTTCTCCACTCTAACGCGCACCTCTATCTGGCCTGGGTGGCGAGTTCTAGCATCTTATCCTGGGAGGAGATCTATGGGCATCCCGTCTCTCGAGTCTCTGGTCCTGGGTGGAATGGTGCGCCCTCCCATTCTAGGCAGGTGAAGGCCCCCACTGACGTCTCTAGGTGGGAGATCGAGGTGGCACCAAACAAATTGTTCGTGACGTCCTAACAGACCCCCTCCTTGTTGTCAATTGAGGGGTGACGCTGTTATCAGGTGTTTCTTCTTGAGGTAGCCTGTCCGGATCTGGCCTGGGCAACTGAGCAGAACCTATGCAGGGGATAGGAAGTGCCGAGCCGAACTGGCATATGAAGTCCCGCACCAGGTTGTTAGTTGCCAACACCTGCAACTATAGACTCTGGATATGTTCTTCTACGATCGGGTGGGTCATCCAGGAGGAAGGTCCTTAGAGAGATTGCTGAGGGTTTCAATCGCGCTGCCTCCGTCTCCTGGAGTAACCCCTATACAGGCCTAAACTTGTGAAGCTCTTAGTAAGGGCCTCTCTACTGTTGGGGCATTCTCTCGATCAGCCATTGGAGGTGGGCGTGGTTCCTCTACTTGTTCAGGTAACAAACCACGAGATGATCTTACTTGTGTCATGGGGGAGGAAATGACCTTCTCACTTCTATGTTGCATTGGTTCAAGTAGCTCTTTGTAGCAGTTTCCCACGGACGAtgccaatctgatgcggtaaaaattgaccagtcGATCTTCCTTACAGCTCCTGATGCTCCAGCAaatctgcacagaagagaagataggggagagccggactgacccgatgggggactctccaatgcctaagtcagatctttccacaacaaaTACTTGAGAGATTTTTCAataaagaagtgatcgatcccccatgatggaggcttaccttggtatttataggctgctgatggagggagaaagaggaacgtttgtggagagtcctgttaggcgtggagtccttaagGAGAATGACTCtttgattctaggaatattcaaGATTCTAGGGCATCTTTCTGGAATATTCTTCTCTTATCTAGGAGGTGCAAGTCATGAGAGGAGTGGACACCtctgatgatgtgtagtggatagaatCCTGCCCCCGTGATTAGGGATCACATctcttgaatgtaggagtggacatGTATACGTTTCTGGGCGTCTTGTATGATTGTACCAGGCCAAGGTGGCTGCTCGGCATGAGGAGGGGCCAAGGTGACAGGTTGACCTGAGGAGGGACTGAGGTGGTAGGTTGGCCTGAGGAGGGACCGAGGTGGCAGGCTGGCCTGTGAGGAGACCAAGGTGGCGGGTCGGCCTGTGGAGAGACAAAGGTGGCAGGTCGGCCTGAGGGGAGACTGCGGTGGTAGGTCGGCATgaggaggggccgaggtggcgaGTCGGCCTAaggagatgccgaggtggcagatCTGTATGCACGCTTTAGCCGTGCTGAGGATGGTGACATATTTGGCCTCATCAGCCTCCTTGGTGACAACACTGAAATCCTTGCATGTTCAACATTAACTCCATGATATGTGATGTTCCTGCTACTACAAAAACTTGCTTGAATGCAACGAGTTGCTTGATGGGTGTTCCGACTAGTTGCAATAGACAACTGGCCTAAGTCCTAGGGAGAGGTTGAGGTTGCATGTTCGActctcccttcccccccccccccccccccaccccacccaccccaccccacacccacacccaaccaaaaaaaaaaatcctattattCTTGCTTGCCCTCGTTCCCCCTAGCATCCTTCTTGGGCTGCCATCCTAGTGGCCTATGAGCCCTCGACACCCCGATGTGGGATAATGTGAGAGGAATTACACCCAGGAATGCATAGTAACTACTCTCACATAACAGATGAATTACCCCAGTTATTGAAGATATCTGATAcatttgctcttttttttttttttttaactatcaGTTTTTCTATATTCCAAGAGAGGCTAATGTTATAGCCGATACTCTTGCTAGGAGGGTTCAGTCCATTACAACTAGGACTGTTTGGCCTATTTTCGATCCTTGTTTGTCTACCACAGCGGTTCTAGACGACTTGTGTGTAATCCCTTCATCTCAATAGACtcattttctaccaaaaaaaaaaaaactactctcACATAACAGAGGAGATGATGCATTGACTAAGGAATAGatcaaaattcagtttttttctggtaaagaaACCTGTGGCCATTAACCAAATATAGAGCTATGATGAATGGAATTGCTGTCTTTGTTACCCGTTAAAGATAAGAGACAGCAAGATATAATGGCCAATTTGTCTATATAATATCCACTCTCTTTCCCATTCCAATagcaaaaagagaaagaaaactaagCAGCTCAACTAGCTAGAGATGAAGGCAAGAACTATGCACCAAAGCCAAACAATGGTGGCTCTTCAAGTCCGATTTGCAGTGCTTTTCCTTCTATCTACTTATAATTACTTCGGCGTTGAAGCCGAATTCACGGTCTGTGACAGTAAAGCATTCGAGAGTATGAAAATTGATATGAGCAGTTTACGCTTCTGTGACAAGAGCCTTCCTTACGAGGTACGAGCCAAGGACTTGATAGATCGAATGACACTGGAAGAGAAGGTGGCACAGCTTGGCGACAAAGCCATGGGAGTGCAGCGCTTAAACCTACCAGGGTACGAGTGGTGGTCGGAGGCACTCCATGGTGTTTCAGACGTCGGTCCCGGCACTCGTTTCGATCAAACTGTGCCTGCAGCCACCAGCTTTCCCACTGTTATCCTCACCACCTCCTCTTTTAACGAGACCTTGTGGAAAACCATAGGCGAGGTTGGTCATTACTCGTAATCctatcttttccttctttctttccttccaagGCAATTATCCTACATCGGGTGTGAGTTTAGTAACCCGATGTAAAGGCTTACAAGGACATGGGCACCTCTCTCTTGAAGCCTCTGAAGCATTTTAAGGATAAGTTCTATTTGAATCACCATGTTTTTTAAATTCcttgtttaaatttttttctcatcagGTCGTATCGGATGAAGCAAGAGCTATGTACAATTTAGGATTGGCTGGATTGACGTTTTGGAGTCCAACCATTAACGTTATTAGAGATCCAAGGTGGGGGAGAATTACAGAAACACCTGGGGAAGATCCTTATGTGGTTGGACGTTATGCTGTTAATTATGTAAGAGGCCTACAAGATGTGAAAGGTTATGAGAAAACTAGGAACCCAAACTCAAGGCCTCTCAAGGTTGGAGCATGTTGTAAACACTTTGCAGCCTACGATGTCGATAATTGGAAGGGGGTTGATCGCTACCATTTTGATGCAGAGGTAATTAATTATATAACTACTAGATTTATTTTCAACTATagcagcagtagcagtagcaatACATAGTAATAGTAATTCCCTTTCCTTTTGGGTGTGAAGTTGTAATGCACCGAAACCCATCAAAATTCTAAAGTAAAGTCAAGTGTGTTTAGGTGAAGTAGTACTAAGATGAGTGACATCCGAGGAAGTATATGTGTTTTGCACCCCTTTTTAAGTAATGGCAATCTTGTTGATTATTAGGTGACAGAGAGGGATATGGTGGAGACctttcttcaaccatttaagATGTGCGTAAAAGATGGGGATGTAGCTAGTGTCATGTGTTCATATAATCGAGTCAATGGCATACCAGTTTGTGCTGATCCCAAGCTCTTGAATGGGACAATCAGGCAGCACTGGAATCTCAATGGGTGAGTTCTCTTCCAAGTTCTATCACATTATTCACATATACTACtacttcaaaatctcaaaatgaATTAAATACAATAACTAACTTGACTTTTTGTATGTAAATACATATATAGTTACATTGTTGCTGATTGTGATTCCATTGAAGTTATGGTTAACGGCCACAAATATCTTAATGATACACCAGTAGAGGCTGTTGGCCAAGCACTCAAAGCCGGTAAGTACTTAGATACATAAACACAACTCTCTTTctctgaaataaaaagtgttaGGAATTGACCACCACAATGAAACAATgatttgcaaaagaaaaatgaaaaagaatcaCGCGCACACAAGATACATAGATTTATGTGGTTCATTCAAGATGGCTACGCCCAAGGCACCATAGTTTCCACTAttccaatgaaaaaaaatacaaaaccctaACTCCTCCTAATTAGGACCGCCATTATTGGGGTGGGGTGAGGTGGGGGGAATCACTAGTACTTCTTGGATTCAACTGAGATCTACCCTCGCCAATAACAAAAGTCATAGACAATCCATATATTGACattaatttcacttctttctttttgtttatattttggTTGTAACCAGGGATGGATCTAGATTGCGGGAAATACTACCCAAAATATGCAACACAAGCAGTGAAGCAAGGGAAGGTGACTGAAGCTGAAATCGATGCTTCTCTAAAGAACCTTATCATTGTTCTATTGAGACTTGGGTGGTTTGATGGTAACCCTGGTGGGTACTCAGGACTAGGGAAGAACGACATATGTTCTCCATCGCATCTCGAGCTCTCGGCTGAGGCTGCAAGGCAGGGCATCGTCTTGCTAAAAAATGATAAGAACACTTTGCCATTGATCATTGGCATTGGACGACCCAAGTTCGCCATTGTTGGACCCCATGCAAATTCTACCAGATCAATGATTGGTAACTATGCATGTAAGTTGATCGTTTTAACATCTTTATTTACTCGAGTCTGGATTAAGTAATGATTCTCGTACGGcatttgatccacacttggactccacttaatctctctcctcttttaattagtttttattttcaatggAGTCCAAGTGTTGATCAAACACCGTACGAGAATCATATGAGGACTTGATCCAGTTAgtcaccaaaaaagaaaaaaatctcttcTAATGGAAATGTTTTGGCCACCTCATCCATCTCCATCACCAGTAAAGAGTGGTGTAACATGTCATTACTCAAAACCAATCGATGCGATCGCCGAGTATGGAGACGTGGTCTATGCACCAGGATGCCAAGGTGTGAAATGCCCAAATGGTGATGGGATCAATCAAGCAGTACAAATCTCGAAGCAAGCTGATGCAACCTTCATCTTTGTGGGTCTGGACCTCTCGGTTGAGGCTGAGAGCTTGGATAGAAATGACCTCAACTTCCCTGGCTTTCAGAAGGCACTCATCACCCAAATCAGTGAAGCTGCCACCAAGCCAGTCATTGTTGTCATTTTCTCTGCAGGAGGCATTGACATCTCCTTCTTACAGCAAAACCCCAAGGTTCAAGCCATCGTTTGGGTCGGCTACCCTGGGGCCGGGGGAGGTCGTGCCATTGCAGATGTCATTTTTGGCAAGTACAACCCAGGTGAGATTATACTCGTATGTTCttggtccgtggatttagaattcactttctctcttttcaataAATAACTTGGATGTTGCTTTGCCAGCTGGACGTCTTCCGATTACATGGTACCCGGCGAGTTATGTAGATGAATTGCCAATGACATCAATGCCTTTGAGACCAGTCCCAGAGTCTAAGTACCCAGGAAGAACATACAAGTTCTATAATGGATCAACGATTTATCCCTTCGGTTACGGATTGAGCTACACCACCTTCAAATATGCCATTAAGTCTGCAACAAATCCAATTACTTTGAACCTGGCGCGGTTCCAACAATGCAAGCAACTCCAGTTCTTGGACGGTAGGAGGACAGATTGTCCAGCCGTCTTAGTGGATGAGTCACATTGCACTCAAACAGTGATGGTAAAAGCAAAGGTGACCAACACAGGAAAAAGGGATGGAGCACATGTTGTGTTCGTATACTCTATCCCACCATCTGGCATTGTAGGAGCACCCATTAAGAGACTTATTGCATTCAAGCGAGTGTTTGTAGTAGCAGGAACGTCTCAAATAGTGCCTTTCAAGTTGAATGCATGTCACGATTTTAGCATTGTCGCCGATGATGCTTATGAACTATTGCCGTCAGGGCAACATACGATCGTTGTTGGAAATGGAGATGATGCAGTTTCAGCTCAAATTGCTATCGGTTTTAACCACAATTAGTTTCTTTATAGCTTTGTTTCGTTGGaatctcctctttttcttcttttgagtcTAGATCACCTCCTTTGTAAGTAACCACCTCGCCCCATCTCACACCGTCTATGGGGTGTCGCCACATCCCATGGACGGTGTGAGATGGGCTCGAGTGATTACCTATAAAGGAGAGGATCTAAGTTCCCTTCTTTCAAGGTTACAGAACtaataatgtaatttttttttgtacctAATACATCTAATTTCTTTGCAATAATGAAAAGATTGCATCAATTATCTTCAGCTCGTGTTGTTTTAATCTCAATGTCTATGTATAGAGGTGAAGCAGCCCATGTTGTTTAGTGAAAAAACAAACAACATGCAACTGGTCCCAACTCCGATCCAACCAGAATCGTCCTGAACTCTATAAAAACCAGTGGATCGGCTTAGAATAGAATGGGATTGATCTTGGCTGATGTAATTCCAATCACTTGAACAATAAGTGGCAATCCACTGAATCCAAGCTACAACATACACTATTTCTAACCTAGGTAATTATTTAAATTGTGGACTAGCAAAGATGTGTTTGGATTACTTGCCCTTGTACATGAAGGTTTTACGTATGATTTCGTGATGAAATGTGCCcttttaatttcataaatgccTCTATATTATAgtgtttaaagaaaaatttatgcaaaaaaaaaaaggatcataTGTATAAAATACTTTCGAGCCTACTACGATTGTAATTCTACCGTCCTTAAATCTAAATGCCTCCTTAAAAGGAATAGCTTGATTAGGTAATCCAAACTTTTTTTTAGGAGGCAATAAGATTTAAGGGCGGTGGCTCTTCACCATATTCTTTATTACTTTATAAGGTAAACATGGAAAGATGAGATTCTCTCTTTTCATCCAAGGGTGATGGCTGCATTTAGTATGCACTTTTTAATTGCAAATTAGGTCGGTAATGAATTCTAAAAAATCGTTACAACCGTCAGTCTCAATCTTCCACCAATAATCTTAAATATTTAGACCCACTATCTATTTAAATGCATTTCAAAAATTCATTCCAAAAGCAACCTTAATCTTCCACCCATGATCTTAACCATCTAGACTCACAAGATCGTCACGTAGGGAATCAACATGAATtggatacatatatatatattttttacaaGGAGTAGAGTAGTAATTTTGTGCATCCTTGAGTCTGGACGCAAGGACTATGAGAccaataaattttcttttttatttaatatatatttgtcatctcatcttctcaacTTCAACATTTTGTAGGTCCCCAACACTCTACCCCCGCAAGATCTTAACTCTAACTGTCCTTAAAGAGAATGAACTGTGCAACTATACTTCAAAAGCGTTTGGAATTGTGTAatagaattttttgaaaataaggaTGAATTTggtgtatgatttcttggaaAGCATCATCGACCTAGAATGCATACTAACTGTAGCAgatgaaaacccaaaaaagatTGAACTAGTGAGAATGACGTAGGATGAGAGAGTTACTACTTTTCTTTGTCAGATTAAGAGAACCTACTCTACAAAAGGTTCTAAATGTGGCTTGACCATGATCCCTTGTTAGGTAAGTCTAAGTTCAATTAACAACCAAAAAGATGTGGCCGGAATAAGCATGATTATTGACTAATTCTTCCCGTCCCTTGTGTATTGTCCATTGTGAGATCCTACGTTTTGCTAAGATAATAATACATTATAAAAAAGGTTTCACAATTGTCTGTTTGGATTTTGGCATATATAGTAGCTCTTTTGGTGTAATCCACTAAATTATATAAGTTTTTTCAAAACCTGTTTTGGGTCCACCTGAGCTTGTTAATTACCACATAAGACTAAAAAgagattttaatttgatttaaaaCTTCCCACACCAACCATGAtaggatgagaagaagaaagttaAGCAAGAGCTAATGAGAGTGTGGTTAATAATCAATGGATGACTCTAATAATTAAGAATTAAAATCCATGGTTCGAACAAAACCAACCGAATAGACCGAAAAACATTTGAAGCGAATTAAACTGTATTGATCTAATTCGATTTTGGTACAATTTTGTTTCAAATTtgtacatattttattttttaacgaAATTAAAACTCAACTGAAAATTCGAAACCAAACCGTTTGAATCCTAATCTCCAATTCCAATTTTCTAGGTTTCAATCGATTCCAAACCTATTCCACGTTCAATTTTGgattctctcccccccccccccccaccaaaaaaaaaaaaaaaacactaatgGTCAGGGAAGGAATGGGGCCTCAAGAAAAGTAAAGGAGGCGATTCTGGTATGATTGTGTGTTTAATGAGAGTAGCTTCGGTTAGGTTAGtgtaaggaatgagaataaaattATTGGTGAGCACATATACCTTTGATAGTTAAGAAATCCACCTAATTGGATGGCTCACTATCTACCATCTACCATCTACCATCTACCATCTACCATCCAATCTGTTAGCTATAATTTTCTCATTAGATTTCCTTCACTAGTTCCATTTTTTTAGGGTAAGAGATCGCTATTTGGTAGCTTAGGCCCTAATCAGTGTTGGACCAATGAGAGTATATGTTGGAGCATTAATACGGATGAGATTCAAAGGATTTCAACATAGTTTCCAATTGGCAATAGCTTTATTGGCATGAGAAAACATAAGCATGAGTCAAACTCTTTCCCATGGGTCaaatttcaatgaaaaaataataatatcacGTGTCAAAATTAATCCCAtctatgtgtttttttttttttcttctctctctctctttcttgaatGATTAATTTATTCCATGGACTATAAtacttaagagaaaaaaaaaattaataattttaaCCGTCTGATTTAAGAAGGgaatttaataatttatttttaaatcatatGTACTTTTCCAACTCTCAATGAAACACGGTTTAGATTAAATAAAACGTCAAAGTGGATGACTCATATTTATGTTCTGATTTTTTGAAATGTCACCTCCCATTGTTATATTGAAAATTaaccataaaaataataaatgaataggGATTGCTACAATGCCAGAGTGCAGTTTCACACCAATGAGGGGTGAAAAACCGAATCGTCTAGTAGATTTTTTAACGAGGAGAGTGGgtgtggggtccacaaggaCGTGAAAGGACATAAGTAAAAATCTACAAATAGGCATCATGACAATCTTTTTCCATGATAATGAGATTATtattagggagagggttccttgAAAGACAATGTGGCCTGTGCGCCAACACAGGGGCCAAATGGAatgaccaaaagaaaaatgcacAGAAACATTAATAAATATTATAATTTGCACATTTCATAAGGGACCGAGTAATCATTTCGCCCCTATTGTGTTTGGGCACAGTGGCCACTCTACCTTTTAAGCTTTTTCTTCCCTTAGTATTTATTTGTCACAAGTATACAAATGTGGGACTGGTTTGGCCTCTCATTCCTAATTGCATAAAGTAAAACCAGTTATAACTTTAGTTTGGCGTCATACTTGCCTTTTTATTATAAGATATAGATTTGTGAGTCGACTACAATCTTCCTTACAAGCAACACTATAATAATCAAAAAAGGGTTGGCCAGTTACAACAACCACTAAAAGAGAATAAAGTGCCAAAAGATTGTCTAAACCCTAAAGTAAGGCATAACATCTCTATAAAAATGAGCATTTGAAGCTAACTATGTCTCGTTTGTTGAGTACCTATGAAGACACCTAACAGCTGTTCATTAAGCTCAATATCTCACCCACCAATAGATAGGCTACCTATGATATTTACTAGGTAAgtaaaaagggaagaaaaaaaaaaaaagtttcactaAATCGAAGGCGTATCTCACGCCAAAGAGcattgtattattttatttattatttaaaagaaaaaaaagagaaaaaaattcttaaacatatataatacatatgtgtgaaaatcgtctgcagCCGCTGCACTAGTGTAATGAGCATCAGGTGGCTGGAAGCCCTTTGGGACGCATGCCCAGATGCTCTCAGTCGTCCAATGCTCACCGTACTTCAAGCTCGTTGTAGATGATATGGACTCAATACATATAGGATTTGGagaggcaatttttttttcctaagaaaAATGTCTTTGACTCATTGAGccaaaaaaaaggacaaagttttctattCGGAAATGACCCTAGTGCCACAGACATAAGGAGGCATAAAAATGACCACAGTGCCCCTCTTGGGGGTGCGCACCCTATGTTTGAGCGTAAAGGCACTCCCggacaaaaaacacttacctaaaaaaaaattatgaatagtAATCAAGTATGATAAATCTTATGGGACAAGCTAAATCTCTCactaggttttttctttttagaaatctCTAATTAGGTTGGGAACTCCTTAATTACACTCATTCTCCAGAAAAGTGGAATTGGCAACCGAATCAGTCGTCATCGATTTTGattctggttttgattttgtCTGAGCCGTATATAAAAAAGCCCAAATTTTTAAATGGAGAATCGGCAAGAATTGCGAATTAAATCCAATAAATTCCAATTGAATCGGATCCAAATTAgtgatctgattctgattcttaGAACTGTGGTTATACTTGCATTGGGttttcttaaaaatattatGAGAAATAGTATTGGAAAGATTATAGAATAATACCAAGGAAAGTTGGTCATAGTTCAAACCTAATCCAAAAGGATCACATCCCTTGATTTCTAACAACCTATATTTAAGCGGACATTTCAGTCATTGTTTTTGGTTTGCAATGTAGTTTTCtttatgggattttcttattgactacataaaggtgtcaaataatttgtaggGAAAAAATAACTTTATATGGAAGCATAATGCACGTGCTCAGACATTGGGTAGGGAGAAATGATGGCCCTGTCATGAAAAGTGGAAATCTCATTCCTATTGATGCTGTTTGCTTGTTAGTTGCTACCATTGACCTTGAGTTGGTGTAGGAACCATGTTCTAATATAGAAAACACTTCTCCTAATTTGTAACTttaattttttacatttttttttcttttaatattgaCCAGTTGGATCAACCTGTATCAGGCAGCTttgccctaattttttttcttacaaaaatggttttttagatgattttacccttacCACATACCATTATCGATACAAATCAACCAGCACACTCATTCCGATACCAATATTTGAAATAGGTGGAGAAAAACTTTCTTGTGATTATTATAAATACATGAGAAAGGTTATTGAAATGGCATTGATCACTGCAAGCCAGAAAGTGTGAAGGAAACTCACTCCCAAATGATTCTTCAGTCTTCATTCATGGAATCAAAGAAAGGTTCTAAAACTATATATAAAGCAAAAGTTGAATCAGTCTTCCTTCAAACAAAACCAATTGAATACTTGGGGATTAGAATTTTAAAatagtttgaactttgaataaGTGTTAGCTAACTTGTCTGTGGAATGCTTGAGTTaaagagttttgggtttagaataTAGCTTTGACCCAACAAGAAATTGTGTCAAACTATACTATCTATAGGTATCTTTCAATCGAGGGGAGAGACTTTTCTTTGCTTCATTCACTCCAACCCACTTATTTGAACCATGGTTTATAAAATTGGACCAGGCATAAACCATTGATTAGGCCGGTTCcagaaaatatattatatttgttgtttataatagaatcaaaccaaaccattaatCCAACACTAATAGAACTTCTACAGATGGGCTCCacagactttttttttctcaatcttACCCAAAAATTGAAAAGCTAGCGCCATTGATGGTGCCTCTGCAGGTAAATAGTAGGTTCCCAAGAGGTCAATAAATCAACTCTCCTACTTCATTGAAGAAGGAAGGGATTCGAGAATTAAATATAGGCGAATGGTTTGCATGGTCGATGCTCTAGTGCTCTCTCTCATTGGCTTGCATGCTGGCATGAGAGCCACAGGGGTGAGTAAATCTTTCTCCCTTTAGGGTATGTAGCCAATGGTAGGACGTACAAACATCTTCACCACAGTAGCATGCTTTTTAGACGTATTGACAATCTACCAATGGCAGAACCTTACCCCCTTTGTCCCCCTCGCTCGACATATGGCCGACTTTCAAAGATTTGATCTTGCAATTTGTTTCAGTAGGAACTCCATCTATTAGTTCTCCCATGGAAAGATCTCTAGAAATAATCCACTGTGTCTTGGTGTAGGTGCATGCTAAGAGatttcattctttcttcctcaAATATAATATGGAAGAAAGAACGTTACTTGACTGTGTATATCTTCGCCTACATACACTAGGTGCGAAAAAAACCATGTTGCCTAGTGCTGTAGGTGTTCGTGTAGGCCCTCCCTTTGGCCACAGTCACTAGAATGTACTTGCGCAATCAAGTAGCCTTCTCTTGCCCATATAAGATGATTCCCTGAAAGGTAGTGTGCCCTTGGGCCAGCACAAGGAGCAATTGAAGCATGCACAGAAGCATCAATAGGAGTGGGATTTCCGCCTTTTATGAGGGTCGGGTGGGTTGATCATTTCATCCCCTATATGTTTAGGctttgggaaaaagaaccaCTAAAGACAATGTGGCATCTGCGCCAAGACACATGGGAGGGCGGAATGATCACCCTAACCCACATAAAAG includes the following:
- the LOC122074257 gene encoding beta-xylosidase/alpha-L-arabinofuranosidase 1-like, yielding MKIDMSSLRFCDKSLPYEVRAKDLIDRMTLEEKVAQLGDKAMGVQRLNLPGYEWWSEALHGVSDVGPGTRFDQTVPAATSFPTVILTTSSFNETLWKTIGEVVSDEARAMYNLGLAGLTFWSPTINVIRDPRWGRITETPGEDPYVVGRYAVNYVRGLQDVKGYEKTRNPNSRPLKVGACCKHFAAYDVDNWKGVDRYHFDAEVTERDMVETFLQPFKMCVKDGDVASVMCSYNRVNGIPVCADPKLLNGTIRQHWNLNGYIVADCDSIEVMVNGHKYLNDTPVEAVGQALKAGMDLDCGKYYPKYATQAVKQGKVTEAEIDASLKNLIIVLLRLGWFDGNPGGYSGLGKNDICSPSHLELSAEAARQGIVLLKNDKNTLPLIIGIGRPKFAIVGPHANSTRSMIGNYSGVTCHYSKPIDAIAEYGDVVYAPGCQGVKCPNGDGINQAVQISKQADATFIFVGLDLSVEAESLDRNDLNFPGFQKALITQISEAATKPVIVVIFSAGGIDISFLQQNPKVQAIVWVGYPGAGGGRAIADVIFGKYNPAGRLPITWYPASYVDELPMTSMPLRPVPESKYPGRTYKFYNGSTIYPFGYGLSYTTFKYAIKSATNPITLNLARFQQCKQLQFLDGRRTDCPAVLVDESHCTQTVMVKAKVTNTGKRDGAHVVFVYSIPPSGIVGAPIKRLIAFKRVFVVAGTSQIVPFKLNACHDFSIVADDAYELLPSGQHTIVVGNGDDAVSAQIAIGFNHN